In Chitinispirillum alkaliphilum, the genomic window TACCGGTGGAACGCCCCTCTGTAAGTTCCAGTTCTTTGAGGAATTCACCGATTCTACGGTTGCGGTACCGGCGATTGATAGCCCTCCCGGAAGCAATGTCCTCCATTTTTATGGAACGGTCGGGCCCTGGAAAGCTGAGTATTATCAGCTCATCCGGTGTAATGCGCACTTCCACAGGTTCACGGATTTCATAAGATCGGTGATAAATCGCGTTAACCAGAGCTTCTTCAATCGCGGCATAGGGATAATTCCAAATGCGGTCTGATTCTGCTCTGTCAGAATATTTGATGACAGTCTGTTTTAAGTAGTTGCGTTGAATATGGCTGAGAGCATCCCGAATAATGCGATACAAAGGACCTTTGAACTCTTTTTCTTCAAAGATATCCCCTCCAGGGCCATCGGGAAAATAAACAACATCAATTTGTGTTACGGGGAAAAATTTTTCTGGATGCTCGTTGAACATCATCAGGCCAATATTTTTAGGAAATGGCGACTCACTGAGTCCACCAATAATATTCATTTGTCTGCCGATGGTTTCTATTGGTAATTGGCTTAGCTGCTCAGCAAGCTCACTACCCACTTCGATTAAAAACTCCTCAATTAACCGTATTGATAAATCACCAATGGATGCTCTTTGGTTGTAACGATCATCAAAGGGAACTTTGGCAGCAAGCCCGAGTAACTCCTGTCTGTCCTGCTTAATCGCACGCACACTGCTTGATTGTTTACGGATGTAGTAGTCCCATTGATCTTTATTCTTTGAAAGTGTAACTTTGCATTGATAGGGCCTTGTTTCACCACCAGGAACCCAAATAACAATCACATGCCGCTTTTCGATGATATATGGGACAGAAATGGGATGATATATAGGCTGGATGGCTGAATGTCCAAGATTTAATAGCTCTTTTTGGATTTTGTCGATTTGGTTCTGCTCTAATCCGTTTGGGGGAAGAACCGGTATTCCATTTTTTTCTGCAATACCAACCACAATATAACCACCACCAAGATTATGAAAATCGTTGGCAAAGGCACAGATACTGTGGAGAATATCTTCCGGATTCCACCCTTCTTTAAATTCAATACGCTCCCATTCCACAGCGTGACCGTGAATAAGTTCATTTATTGAAATTGGAAGTGCCAGCTTTTTCATCAAATACGCCTATCCTTCCAGCACAATACGAACCTTTGCCTGATCTTTACCTTTTGTAAGTTCGTCCACAAAAGTATTGAGTACACGCTTTAAGTCGTCCGGTGCTGCCGGACCTAAGTCAGAAATCTTTGCAATCAAGTCGCTCTTGTTAATAACAACTTTCTGCAAACCAGCCAGAATAGTTTTCAGCGTTTGCGTAAAATTACTATCAACTACATCCGGCAACTCCTTGGAATCGATAAATGACTGAACCATTTTCTTATCATCATCATGTAAAAGCTCATTGATATGTGCCTGAGTAATTGGGTCTTCTAAGTTATTTAGCAGAGTAACCGTCCACTGCTCCAGCATCTTATCCAACTCATCGTCCAATCGCTGTAACTTGTCCGAACCAGAAATCAGATCAGCTTTTTCAGTCGAGGCATTAAAGCGGCAATGCGGACATATGGGCGAGTTTTTAAGGTCTTGCTCGGTAAGGGCAAAACAGCTTTTCAACCCGGCAAGCCGGTTCTGGTAGTCAGTGAGTTGCTGTCTCGGCATCAGATCGATACCGGCCAGCTTCAGAAGTGTCTGCAGTCGATGGTCTTTCATCAGGGCTGCTTTGCGTTTGTCGTCTTTTACACCGAGCCGGGCTTTTGTGTGGAGTGAAATGTACTCGTTGATAAAGTCTCGTTTCAGACTCTTGAGCTTATTGCCAATATCGACAGAGAAGCTCGTTAGTGCGACGTGCGAGGTACGGAGTGCGTTCTGAAGTTGATCTAAAATATCGCACTTCGCATTTCGCACACGCGCACTCCATTCGTGTTCTGACGGTAATACACCCTCGGCGGTTGAAATCCATGAGGCCGTCGGGCTGTGATCCATGACAAATTCGCGCAGAGCGTCGAGATTATCCAACGCTTTTATTGCTTTTTCATGGGCTTTCACTTCGTCCATGCTGTAGCGGAAATTCTTCAATTTTCCAGGAGATGTATAGGCTTGGAGCGATTCAAGGAAAGTTTTGGCATCCTCCAGTGTGTGGTGCGTGGTGCGTAGTGCGCCGTCTTCACCTCGCACCTCGCACTCCGCACTTCGCACTAAATCTAATCCCCAGAAGGAAAGACCTTCGCGCAGGGTCTGCTGAGTCATTACGATCCGTTTGACCAGCGTTCCTACGGCCTGCTGCAAATCCTGAATAGGTTCATCTTTGCCTTGAGTAACCAGCTGAGCCATTCCCGGTGTCATGCCGAGAAGTTCGAACATGGCCTTGAGCGCGGGGATGTTCCACTCCTTGGGCTGCTCAAGGTGCTTGAACCGGATCAGTTCATCCATGCCGGTTGCCGCAAGCTGCTGCAGTCCGGTGGCGTCGAATTTTTTGCCCGGGATAGATAGGACAATGTCGCCTGAGTAAACCAGAGCGGCTATCAGCACCATTACCCATTCCGGTTCAAGGCGGGAGCCGCCCGGATTCATATATTCCAATCCGTGGTCGTCCTGAATGATCTCGCTCCGGTTGACGACCTGCCCATGACCTTTCGCCTTTACGACATCGAGAATGAAGCGGGTGTATTTGGATTTGTAAGCATCTATTTTTTCACCATCCAGAAGTTCCAAAGCATCTAACACCGCTGTTGCCTGCTTGGTTCGGTTCTGGCCGCCAATTGCCCGGAGTGCATCCTGCGCCGCCTGGGCTCTGTTACTCCCGGTAATCAGGACCGAGAAAAACGGATAGTCGGGTGCCTGATTTTCAAAGTTAGGTGCAAGGCAGACTCCGGCAATGGTGTTGACCAGATCCCGGAAGTTGATGGTTTCATGCGGTGACAGACCTGAAAGGTCTCTGATGGACTTGCCTTTTGCCCATTCTGACATGGATTTGACCCGGCCCTGATAGGTCACCTCAAAGGCATCCGACATATGCTTCTGCAGCCACTGCACCAGTTTTTTTAGAAAACCGTTCGCTTTGGCTTCATAGGTTGCCTTGGCATGACCTGAAGAGGTGCCTGCCAGATCGAGAGCTGCAGCATAGTTTTTCAGTGATGTCTGGAATTCTTCACCGTTTTCCTTTGACGGCTTTAAGCGGAAGAAAACCTCGTCTCGATTCTTTTCGTTAACAAAACGAGATAGTTTATCCGAGGGATCGAAATGTTGAATAAAGTATATATAAAAATCACGTGTAGGTACCGCAGTTGATCTATCGTCAGGAGAACCAAAAAAGAGATAGCCGGTACGAGCTGCTTTGTGATCCTGCCATACCAGTTCATGCTGCCAGATTTTATAGCCGGTCACATAGGTCGAGTCCTGGCATTCCATGACTCGTTTTAAGGCTTCGTAATAAAAACGGTCCAGCTGGGCGTCATCCAAGCTCTCGGCCCGAGTCCTAACCTTTTCGTCATAATCAATATCCTTTGACACATCCAAGTAGAACTGACCACTGAGTCGACCTCTATGATCAGTTTCAGTAGCCGAGATAAATTGACCACTTACAGCCTGACTAATCAGGCGGATTGATGTCTCGACTTCGCCTCTCAGATCCTCTGCACTATCATCACCTCCAAGTTCAGCAATCAGCGGGTCAAAAAGGCAAAGTTGATCTCGTAAAGCCTCAGCAGTCAATCCATTCGGAGACGAAAGACTGCCGACGG contains:
- a CDS encoding ATPase AAA; translated protein: MKKLALPISINELIHGHAVEWERIEFKEGWNPEDILHSICAFANDFHNLGGGYIVVGIAEKNGIPVLPPNGLEQNQIDKIQKELLNLGHSAIQPIYHPISVPYIIEKRHVIVIWVPGGETRPYQCKVTLSKNKDQWDYYIRKQSSSVRAIKQDRQELLGLAAKVPFDDRYNQRASIGDLSIRLIEEFLIEVGSELAEQLSQLPIETIGRQMNIIGGLSESPFPKNIGLMMFNEHPEKFFPVTQIDVVYFPDGPGGDIFEEKEFKGPLYRIIRDALSHIQRNYLKQTVIKYSDRAESDRIWNYPYAAIEEALVNAIYHRSYEIREPVEVRITPDELIILSFPGPDRSIKMEDIASGRAINRRYRNRRIGEFLKELELTEGRSTGIRKINRAIAQNGSPEPHFETDEDRSFFLVRFAVHPKSLIQTVKEDEQVTGEVTGEVTGEVTGEVTGEVEALLKVLQGEALGRTKAQQMLGLKSQANFRERYLEPALADELVEMTQPDSPKSPTQKYRITDKGKQILENRS
- a CDS encoding ATPase — translated: MTNSQDREFGRSAGAPGGGAPGTGRLKYGELIQFDPIETIVQLRDADKTSAAQQLVNTYVVSDEMADRMVRLVIPQLQFEQPVDNKGILVVGNYGTGKSHLMSVVSSVAGDASLLNSLNHKSVKAEADKIAGKFKVIRTEIGATTMSLRDILVAELEEHLENMGVSYVFPDSGTITSHKRAFEDMMAKFGEVFPEQGLLLVVDELLDYLRTRKDQELILDLNFLREVGEVCKDLRFRFMAGVQEAIFDSPRFAFVADSIRRVKDRFEQILIARNDVKFVVSERLLKKTTEQQAKIRGYLTPFAKYFGSLNERMDEFVRLFPVHPDYIDTFERVTVVEKREVLKTLSMSMKGVLNKDVPDNEPGLIAFDSYWEILSTNAAYRTLPEIKQVIDCSNTLQNLVNSNYQKAKNKDFALRIVKGLSVHRLTVGSLSSPNGLTAEALRDQLCLFDPLIAELGGDDSAEDLRGEVETSIRLISQAVSGQFISATETDHRGRLSGQFYLDVSKDIDYDEKVRTRAESLDDAQLDRFYYEALKRVMECQDSTYVTGYKIWQHELVWQDHKAARTGYLFFGSPDDRSTAVPTRDFYIYFIQHFDPSDKLSRFVNEKNRDEVFFRLKPSKENGEEFQTSLKNYAAALDLAGTSSGHAKATYEAKANGFLKKLVQWLQKHMSDAFEVTYQGRVKSMSEWAKGKSIRDLSGLSPHETINFRDLVNTIAGVCLAPNFENQAPDYPFFSVLITGSNRAQAAQDALRAIGGQNRTKQATAVLDALELLDGEKIDAYKSKYTRFILDVVKAKGHGQVVNRSEIIQDDHGLEYMNPGGSRLEPEWVMVLIAALVYSGDIVLSIPGKKFDATGLQQLAATGMDELIRFKHLEQPKEWNIPALKAMFELLGMTPGMAQLVTQGKDEPIQDLQQAVGTLVKRIVMTQQTLREGLSFWGLDLVRSAECEVRGEDGALRTTHHTLEDAKTFLESLQAYTSPGKLKNFRYSMDEVKAHEKAIKALDNLDALREFVMDHSPTASWISTAEGVLPSEHEWSARVRNAKCDILDQLQNALRTSHVALTSFSVDIGNKLKSLKRDFINEYISLHTKARLGVKDDKRKAALMKDHRLQTLLKLAGIDLMPRQQLTDYQNRLAGLKSCFALTEQDLKNSPICPHCRFNASTEKADLISGSDKLQRLDDELDKMLEQWTVTLLNNLEDPITQAHINELLHDDDKKMVQSFIDSKELPDVVDSNFTQTLKTILAGLQKVVINKSDLIAKISDLGPAAPDDLKRVLNTFVDELTKGKDQAKVRIVLEG